One window of Papilio machaon chromosome 18, ilPapMach1.1, whole genome shotgun sequence genomic DNA carries:
- the LOC106715452 gene encoding atrial natriuretic peptide receptor 2 gives MSLVPPGGADSPSPRRAVSPLLEMRRPHCTLACDYCAAILEDKFKRNADMRNRGTSPLSASPRQSLTGEPPWTLPEDDRPDFSALKENIQKINKDCETSTRLDMLLTQVEQYANNLEALVEERTSDYLEEKRKCEELLYQLLPKSVASQLILGQPVMAETYDQVTIYFSDIIGFTKLSAESTPLEVVDLLNDLYTSFDSIIENFDVYKVETIGDAYMVVSGLPMRNGSRHAAEIARMSLALLRAVRVKTVPHRPGERLLLRIGMHTGPCVAGVVGLKMPRYCLFGDTVNTASRMESHGEALKIHVSPKTKEILDLYDCFELECRGEITMKGKGKMVTYWLIGEKPNESRDTEIICNQIAQTNPSITFQGPDSPAAHSLTHSQSPERNVTKETSKNTPEELLSERDRIKHEIATFVAKDLINNIDNAVKEFRKSQSANFNPSVANKTVCNGEKGLITPTYDKELVISKGKVRDVVNKFNSGVNVETSNKSKTKPV, from the exons ATGTCATTGGTGCCACCTGGCGGCGCGGACTCGCCTAGTCCGCGACGCGCTGTCAGCCCGCTGCTAGAGATGCGCAGGCCGCATTGCACACTCGCTTGCGACTACTGCGCCGCCATCTTGGAAGACAAGTTTAAAC GGAATGCGGATATGAGGAATCGAGGAACGTCCCCGCTGTCCGCATCACCAAGACAATCACTGACGGGGGAACCGCCTTGGACACTACCGGAAGATGATCGTCCGGATTTTTCAGCACTTAAAGAAAACatccaaaaaataaacaa AGATTGCGAGACGTCGACTCGTTTGGACATGTTACTGACACAAGTGGAACAATATGCGAACAACTTGGAAGCTCTAGTTGAAGAGCGGACATCGGACTATCTGGAAGAGAAGAGGAAATGTGAGGAATTATTGTATCAACTATTACCTAA GTCAGTGGCATCACAACTCATCCTCGGACAGCCAGTAATGGCGGAGACGTATGACCAAGTGACCATCTACTTTAGCGATATCATCGGCTTCACGAAACTCTCCGCGGAGTCCACGCCACTCGAAGTTGTCGACCTACTTAACGATCTGTATACGAGCTTTGACTCAATTATCGAGAATTTCGACGTGTATAAG GTGGAGACTATAGGAGACGCATACATGGTGGTGTCTGGTCTACCGATGCGTAACGGCAGTCGACACGCTGCGGAGATCGCGCGAATGTCACTTGCGCTGCTCAGAGCAGTGCGTGTTAAGACAGTGCCACACCGGCCGGGGGAGAGGCTGTTGTTAAGGATCGGGATGCATACAG GGCCGTGTGTGGCTGGCGTTGTTGGGTTGAAAATGCCTCGCTACTGCCTTTTCGGGGACACAGTGAATACCGCCTCTAGGATGGAATCCCACGGCGAAGCTCTTAAAATACACGTCAGTCCGAAGACTAAAGAGATACTTGATTTGTACGACTGCTTCGAACTTGAGTGCCGAGGGGAAATTACTATGAAG GGTAAAGGCAAAATGGTAACATATTGGTTAATAGGAGAAAAACCAAATGAATCAAGAGACactgaaataatttgtaaccAAATCGCTCAAACCAATCCGAGTATAACATTCCAAGGACCTGACAGTCCTGCTGCTCATTCTTTAACTCACAGCCAAAGCCCTGAACGTAACGTTACAAAGGAAACTAGCAAAAATACACCAGAAGAATTACTAAGTGAAAGAGATCGCATTAAACATGAAATAGCAACATTCGTTGCGAAAGatcttattaataacataGATAACGCTGTTAAAGAATTCAGAAAATCACAGAGCGCTAATTTTAATCCTTCAGTCGCTAACAAAACTGTATGCAATGGTGAAAAGGGCCTAATCACTCCCACGTATGATAAAGAATTAGTTATAAGTAAAGGGAAAGTACGTGATGTTGTGAATAAATTCAACAGTGGAGTTAATGTAGAAActtcaaataaaagtaaaactaaacCTGTGTAA